A genomic stretch from Lathyrus oleraceus cultivar Zhongwan6 chromosome 2, CAAS_Psat_ZW6_1.0, whole genome shotgun sequence includes:
- the LOC127123742 gene encoding uncharacterized protein LOC127123742: MFDGVSNMLDNGIGVVITSPTDHHIPFTTKLCFDYTNNMEEYKACIMGIESMVDLRINMLKVYGDLAPVIYQIKGDQVTLHRNLIPYQDHVLKMVPYFDEITFHHIPGEENHLVDALATLSSMFKLKWVNEAHAITIHHLDEPTYCLGVEAETDGKLWFYDIKRYLDKHDVAT, encoded by the coding sequence atgtttgatggtgTCTCAAATATGCTAGACAATGGAATTGGAGTTGTCATCACTTCTCCAACAGATCATCATATTCCCTTCACAACCAAATTATGTTTCGATTACACTAACAACATGGAAGAGTATAAAGCATGTATCATGGGAATTGAATCAATGGTTGATTTGAGAATCAATATGTTAAAGGTGTATGGAGACTTGGCACCGGTCATCTATCAAATCAAGGGAGACCAGGTAACCCTTCACCGTAATTTGATTCCATATCAAGATCATGTCTTGAAGATGGTCCCCTATTTTGATGAGATTACTTTCCATCATATTCCTGGAGAGGAGAACCATCTAGTTGATGCTTTGGCTACCCTATCTTCTATGTTCAAGCTCAAATGGGTTAATGAAGCACATGCTATAACAATTCATCATCTAGACGAGCCAACATATTGCTTAGGAGTTGAAGCAGAAACTGATGGCAAACTTTGGTTTTATGACATCAAGCGATATCTTGATAAGCATgatgtcgcaacctga